The genomic DNA CGAAATAGTCAGGATAAATTTCAACCGCAGCGTGAGGTTTTTGAATTTGCCCAGGAGACTCATTTTATGACCTCCTTGGCAATCGCCAGCAATTCTTCAGGAATCTGAAGACTGATTAACTTGGCGGTTTTTTCGTTATACTTGAAATATATTACGCCTGCGCCCGGTGTTGAAACCGGAATTTTTGAAGGATGTTTTCCCTCCAATACCTTAACCGCTGTTTCACCCGTTTGACGCCCAATATCCTTAAAATCGAAATCTAATGTAAACAGACCACCCGCCTCAACCAGTGCCCGAGAAAATCCCATTAGCGGAATTCTATGACGCAACGTCTGGAGAATAATATGCTGTGTAGATTGTTGCGTAAATATTTTTTGATCGGCAACTGTCCAAAAGGCATCAACAACAGCGCACAATGAATCTAAAGTTCTGGGTATCTCCCGCTCTGATTCTATTCTTAAAGCCACTAACTCAATCCCCAGTTGCTTGGCCGCAATCTGTGCCGGACGTATCAAGTTCTCGGTTTCATCCGAGTAAATAACTCCCATCGTTTTAATCCGTCCGACAACTTTTTGGAAATACTTGAATTGTATATCGGGCGGAACATCCAGAGCGGCGCCGCTTATATTCCCTCCAGGGCGATTCATAGATGAGATGAATCCCGAGGCCGCGGGATTCATAACTGTTGCGAATATAATGGGCTTATTGGGAAAAAATCTCGATGTCATCAAAGTCGCGAATGATCCGATGGTAATTAATAGATCCGGATCAAACGAACTGATTTCATTCATTAATGTCGCATCTGCGGATTGTTCTCCAGTAAGAATAGCGTTTTTATATAAGATTTCAAAGTCTGAACGGTCCAGAGGTTTTTTTAACCCTCTAATAGTTCTTTGAGTGGAAGGATCATCGTCAATGCAGATAATGGCGATTTTTTTTGCCTTGGATGCAGAGATCGAATCTGTGTAAATCCCCGGCAAAAAAAGAATCAATATTACAAAAAGAGCTGCCGGTCCAACGGTAAATTGCTTTATTCCCCGGACAATTAAATGCATATCCGCCTATTATTTTTTTCGTCAAGATGCTAATCTATTGTGTTCCTGCCGGATGAATCTAATGGCATACAGATGTGATACCGGCTGCACCATACTATTTCCAGTATCGGACGCCTTCTAAAAATCTTAACCGGAGCAAGCCCGGATTAAATAATCCGATTATACGAATAAATATAATTAAAAATATATTTATAAAGAGGACCGATTAGATCGAAAATAAAAAAATGTCTAAGAGCTTTCTCTAAAGGAAAGAACAGGATTTCCGATACCTTATTAAGACATATATATCTAAAAGCGTACTGAAAAATGTCCAATTATGAATACTTCCTTTCGAAGTATTCATGCAAAACGAAGGAGTCGGGCTTGTTGGCGTTAAACAAAGCGGCCAGGCTAATCATCCTGTTAAGTTTTCTTATCCTGCTATGCGTCTCTAACGCATTGGGGAGCACTACAGGGAAGATTGCCGGAATAGTTGCTAATGCAGAAACGGGGGAAGAATTAAAAGGGGCTACTATCCGAGTTCAGGGAACTCGGATAGCGACAATGACTGACCCGGATGGGGAGTTTTATATCATCAATCTGCCGGTTGGTGTTTATACGTTGGATATTTCGATACTCGGCTATGAATCCGCGATTGTCCAGCAAGTCAGAGTTCTAATGGATCTGACTACGCCGGTTGAAATTAATCTGAATATCAGTCCGGTTGATTTAAATAAGTCAGTGACTGTTTATGCCAAACGTCCACTAATACAGCGCGATAAAACTTCATCCGGGGCGATTGTCACTCGCGATGATATCATGGTTCTGGCCGACGCCAGAAACGTCAGCAGTATCATCTCAAATATGAGTGGGGCGGTTGTCGGCGGCGACAACGCAATTCATGTTCGAGGAGGACGCTGGGGAACCCTATCGTATTTCTTTGACGGATTCTCGATTCAGGATCCTTTTTACTCTACAATGGGAATGAGAATAGTCCCCGATGCCCTGGAAGAACTTTCCTTGACTTCAGGCGGCCTGGCCCCCGAATACGGGGAAGCCCTGGCGGGTGTGGTTAATGCCATTACTCGTGAAGGGACTGATGAATTTCGAGGGCGCCTAAAAATCTTTGACGGAGCTTCACACCGATACGATGTTTATACGGGTGATTTCAGTGGTTTGGAACGAATAAACAATCACAGCATCTCCCTTGATTTATCAGGACCTATTGGCAACTTTGGCGGGCGCACCGCGACATTTTTTACAGCCCTGGAATATGAACGCGACGACGGATATCTGCCTCATAATCGATACAAATCATATTCCGGCGTTGGCAAAATCGTCGCTTATCCAACCGACAAAACAAAATTGACTTTTAATGGCGCCTATTATACTTCAAATGAACAAAGGTACGATCACCGAGATAACAATCTCATGTCCTATGATTTCAATCTCGACGGTTCCGGTAAATACGAGGATAAATCATATCTGTTCGGGATTAAATTTGACTATAACAAATCAAGCAATACGGTGTACTCATTCAAAGCCAATAAATTCCGGACTGAACGCAAACTGGCTCCTGAACATCTCTTTGATCTATACTGGAAAGATTGGCCGGGATACCGCGAAGATGAAAACGGAGATTATAACGGCACTATTCAGGATTCAAACTACGTTCGTTCTCCGGAATACTATTACTGGGGTTACACCACCGGCGACGATTTTTTCCCGGTTTACAAGGAACGCTGGTCAGCCTATTCGGGTGCCAGTTTCTCGTTGCTGTCGCAACTTGATAAATTCCATCAATTGAAATTCGGCTGGGATTTGCGTCATTATGAACTCCATTGGGATAGTCGCCAGTTTTTCAATGCCATGCCTTACGGCGAAACATATACCGCATTTCCCTGGATCGGAGCCGCCTACCTTCAGGATAAAATCGAACTTAATGACTTGATTGTTAACATTGGCATGAGGTTTGATTATCTTAATTCCGATGCAAAATACTGGAACGACCCGATTGAACACGATTTCAAGAAGAACGCAAAAGCCAAATATCAAGTCTCACCACGACTGGGTATTTCACATCCGGTCAGCGAAAATTCGGTTCTCCATTTCAATTACGGCTACCTGTTCCAGCCTCCTCAGGGCGTGATAATGTACACCAACCTGAAAGGCGAACTGGATAGCGGATTTCCGCTTTTCGGTAATCCCGATTTAAAGGCTGAAAAAAGTATTTATTACGAACTGGGCTTGGCTCAATTATTAAATGAAAACATCAGAATGCAGGTGACAACTTACTATAAAGATATTAGCAATATGGTCGGCGCGCGGGAAGTCGTTGACGGCATAAATAATTATACCGTCTATACCAATTCCGATTACGGCTCAACTAAAGGGGTTGATCTAATTTTGGAGACAACCAATCAGAAATTATTTAATTGGTCTCTAAATTACTCCTACATGATCGCCCGTGGTAACGCTTCCGATCCTAATGATTGGTATTACAATTATTACACAATCCCCAATGTGGATGATAGACTCGAAATTCCAACTCGCGAATATCCGCTGGCGTATGATCAACGACACAGTCTGTCGGCTGTTATCGATTTCCGAGTTCCCAGATTTGAAAAACTGCGAGTATTGGGTAAAGAATTGCCGTCCGCCTGGGGAATTAATCTGCTGGCGCGTTATGGGTCAGGATTGGCTTATACAAGAACCGATAAAAACGGGCGACCGGTTGGATCACTCAACGATGAAAGACTTTCCTCAACCATCAGATTTGATTCCCGTTTTAATAAAGATTTCTTTCTGACCGACAACAATGACAGCTATTTGACCCTGTATGTCGAAGTCGTCAATATGTTCAACAGAAAAAACGTTCGACGAGTTTATACTTCAACTGGAAAACCGGATGACGATGGTTATGAAGTTCTGAATGTATTGAGTGCGACTTATGAGGAGGAAGTGCTTTATCATAGCCTTTTGGAAAGAGATCCCCAGAACTACGAGCCGCCGAGACAATTACGGTTTGGCTTGGAGATTAATTTTTAATGGATGAAACTAACGAGGATAAAAATGAGAATTGACGTTAAAATAATCGGCTTTTTTGCTTTGCTACTTATGAGCGTTTTCGCTGTTTCCGCTCATCCGGCTCAGCAATCCCCCCAATGGCCATTGCCCAGCGTCACGGATCAAATCATCCATAATCAGGGGAATATCGGACTGGCTATTGTAAATTTCGGTTTTATGGGTGATTACTATTATTCCGGAGTGCCCTCGGGAAGATGGCCCGCTAACAGCACTCACGATTATCTGGCTGAGATGGTGTTTTGGGTTGGCGGAATTAATGCCTCAGGTGACACGCTCCTGGCCAATACCAGCGATGATTTTAATCCGATTTTGAACATCGCTTCGGGAAATAATGATTATCGAATAATGGTATCTAACGATACCACAACATATAACTATGATGGGAACGATACCACCGGAGCGGGAATAGGTTTTCCCGCCTATGGTTGGAGAATCTGGGATATTACTTCGCAGCAATGGGATTACAATCAGGTTTACAGCAGCCTCTCTTCAAGTTTCCAGCCCGGCGGTCCCGTCTCGGTCCAGGAATCAATTTGCCGTTACGGCGATGATGCTTCCTCCGGCACCCCCGTTATGGGTCTCGAAATAACACAAACGGTGAGGCAATGGAATTATAAGCATATCGGCGATATGATAATAATCACTTTGGAAATCACCAACGCCAGCACCGAAGATTATCATGATGTCGCTTTCGGACTTTATTGCGATTTCGATATTGGCGGACCGGATCCCAATACGGGCGAAAACGGACGACTGGGCGATCTGGTCAATCACGATGCCAATCTGGATTTGGCGTGGACATACGATGAAGACGGCTATGATCCCGGATGGGGTCCCGGAGTCCGCACCGGATTTATGGGAACGACGTTTCTCTCTACTCCGGGCGATGTCGGAATGACTTCCTTTAGCACCGGACAGTGGGAACTTTTACCGACGTCGGATAGAGCACGGTTCGAATTGATTGACGGCACTGATTTTGCGACATCTCTTCCGCCCACCGACCAATATTATGTACAGGCAATTCGAGGTATGGACTTGGCAGCTGGCGAAACTATTACAATTGATTTTGCTCTTGTGGTTGGTTCCAGTGAAGATAGATTAAAAACTATCGTCGATGATGCCAAAACATTATATGCAAATAGTTATATAGCTACTCGGCCTCCGGATCCTTCAAATGTGAGTGGAATTAGCCTGGACAATAAAATTAATATCTCTTGGGATGATATTGCCGAAAATTCAATTGAACCTTCTACGGGCTCAACTGATTTTCGCGGTTATAAAGTTTTTCGCTCAAACGATTTTGGCGAAACCTGGGGATTTATAGCTGGGTATGATGATGATATAACAAATCCCGATTATACTCCACTGGCAAGGTATGAGAGAGATGTTCTTGGCCGTATCTCACATACATATATAGATTCAAATTTAACAAATGGCATGGAATATTGGTACGCTGTTGTTCCATACGACAGTACGAATCTGGAAGTTGGCTACACATCTCAAAGACCAGAAACTGCGATACATGTCATTCGAGGAATTCCTCGTGATGATGCCCTGGGATATTTATCTCCCCAAACATCATTAGAACACAGCTTTAGTGGCGATTGGCGAAATGATGAAGATGCAGTCTCACTCTTTGTTATTGATGAATCAGCTATAACAGGCGATGATTATCAAATTACTATCAATGAGGATTGCCTGGATATAACCTGGAACTTAATCAATACATCTACCGGAGATACCGTCCTTGCTGACCAAACGCAAACATCAGGACTACCAAATACTTACTCTATAGTTGATGGTATGCAAATAGTCGTATCTGCACCCACTATAGATGAACACTATATCCCGGAAATAGCGGCACAAACGGAATTCTCATCTGCCGGAGTTGAAACCTTTTTACCGAACTTTGTAGAAAAAGTTTTTCCCGAAGATAATTGCTTCGAGCATTTCCGATATGATATTGAAATTCGATTCACCGCAAATGGCTCATTTGGTTATGATTATGGATCGCATGCCTGGTATGGAATTGAAGTACAGGTTGCTTTGCCCTTTGAAGTCTGGGATATTACAAATGACGTTCAGCTTGATGTATGGATCTTTGATTTCATGGAAGACGGAGAGTGGACTGTTGATTATGACTGGATGATTTTAACCGATTATCCTTACGATAATGGAACTCTTCAACTTGAAGCTCTGCCTGATTATTTCACATGGTTGATTGAATTAAATGAGAACAGTGTCCCTGCAAACGGCGATGTTTATTATATTCGTAGTGTGCCTGTTGTTTCTGCTGAGGATGAGTTCTCATTCTCATCACTGAAGATCGAAACTGGTCAAGTCACCGCCAATCTCGATAAAATTCATACCGTGCCCAACCCTTATATCGGCTACGCCGAATGGGAAACCGGGCGCGGCACTCGAAAAATGCAATTTGTTAGTCTCCCTGATATCTGTACTATTCGAATATATACTCTATCCGGGGAATTGATTAACACTTTGGAGCACACCGACGGTTCCGGAGCCGAAGACTGGAATATGCTCAGCGAATCGGGACGGAGTATCGCCGCCGGAATTTATCTATATAATGTGGAAAGTCAATATGGCGATTTCAATGGAAAATTCGCCGTTGTCAAATAAAACGCCTGGGAGAGAGATATGAAAAAGGTAGTCATACAAATCGCTGTCCTTTTAATTCTGCTGGGCGGCACGTGTCAGGCCGATGATTTTAGCAAAGTCGGATCGGTCGGCGCGCAATTTCTAAAAATTGGAGTCGGCTCCCGTTATCAGGGATTAGGTGAGGCATCCGTAGCAATCGTTAATGATGCTTATAGCCTTTACTGGAATCCGGCGGGTCTGGCTTACATTGAGGGTAGCAGCCTGACCTTCACCAATGTCAACTGGGTGACCGATATTAATCTCAATTACATTGCTTTTGGAACTCGGATTGAAGACTTCGGAACTCTGGGTATATCAGCGGCATTACTGTCAATGGGAGATATGGATGTTACGACTATTGATGAACCCGATGGCACAGGAGATATGTTCTCCGCTTCCAGCTTTGCTCTCACTATCGGTTATGCTCGATTTTTAACGACTCGCCTGACATTTGGAGCTTCATTCAAGTACATATATGAAAAAATTTATACCGAGACAGCCGGTGGAATTGCCTTTGACTTTGGTACTCAGCTTCATACTGGATATAAAACGTTGCGGATTGGAATGAACATCTCCAATCTGGGACCCGATATGGAATTTTCCGGACCAAATCTGAAAGCTCCGATTGAAACTCAATCGCCTACTTCCAGAAACGGTGAAGTCGCGGTAGATTCATACGACATCCCGTTGACATTCAGATTGGGTTTGGCTTACGATTTAATTAACGATCCCGATAATATTCTCACCATGACCGTCGAAGCAAAACACCCCAACGATTTAGAACAACAGGCTTCGCTGGGAGGTGAATACAATTATCAGGATCAGTATTTCCTGCGGGCAGGTTACAAATTCAATTACAGCGAGCAGGGTCTCACCCTGGGTGGCGGCCTCAATGCACCAATAGGCAAAAACAGTACGCTCGTTGCCGACTATGCCTGGTCTGATTTCGGCAGATTTGATTCTGTACACCGCTTCTCAATTGGTTTCAAATTCTAATAAAGTTTAAATACGCTTAGATATATCTAAAAAATCCTGTCTTCTCGGCAGGATTTTTTTATGCTTTTTCCGCTCTTAAGGCAATAGGTCATAAATCATCTTCTATGGTGAAAATCCCACATTTTTCCCAATTTTCGACCTATATTTTACCTCATCACTATCAGACGACATCTTATATCTTATGAATTGGCAGTGCCTTATCAGTTTGCGATGGCCGCGGGCAGGGTATTTGCACTTTTATTGGCAACCAAAGGAGTCACTATGACTATTAGAATTAACGATGACAGGATCGGTAGCGGACTGGCTATTAATATCGGAAAATCGTATGCTGGTTTGAACAAAACAATGGAGAAGTTGACTTCGGGTTTGCGCATCAATCGAGCTTCTGATGATCCGGCGGGACTTGTGATTTCCGAAAATTTGCGTTCCAAAATTGGGTCTTTAAATCAGGAAATCGAAAACACAACTCTGGCAATCAGGAAGTATGAAACGGCCGATGCCAATATCGGTGAATTGCGCAGTAATCTCAACGAATTAAGAGCTCAGGCGGTGGGAGCGGCTAATTCAGGGTTTAACTCGCAAGCGATGGATGACGCCTATCAAGCGACAGCCGACAATATGACATCGACATATAATCATATTGTTGATACCGCCAGTTTCAATGGCTCAAAAATCTTCGGAGCCGGAGAAAATTCAATGGCCGATGTTTCCAAATTGGAAAATATCGATTTTTCAACTCCGGAAAAAGTTCAGCAATCGATTGGCCAGATTGATAAGGCATTATCCGAGCTTGACGCGGCGCAAGGTCAAAACGGCGCGCATCAAAAATATGGATTGGAGGCTCACCGCTCGAATCTGGAAGTAACTGTACAGAACTTGCAGGCGTCGGAATCTATGATTCGTGACACCGATTATCTTGCCGAAATATCAAATCTGCTCCGGGACAAGATAACGCTAAAAGCCGGAATGGCGCTTTTGGCGCATTCCAATGTGATGAGCTCATCGGTCCTGAAATTGATGGAATAATCGCACAGCCGTAAATAGGATTTACGTATTCATTCATTAAGAAAACCGCCGTCTCACTAACGCGAGGCGGCGGTTCTTATTGACAGGGGGGTTGGTGCTTTTATGATTTCTTCTTAACGTTCTTGGTTACTTTTCCCGCCTTGAGACAGGATGTACATACTTTCATTTTTTTCGGAACGCCGTCAACTTTGGCGCGCACGGTCTGGAGATTAGGGTTCCAGCGCCGTTTGGTACGATTCTGAGCATGAGAGACCGAATTGCCGACTCCCGGCTTCTTTCCACATATTTCACAAACTTTCGACATCAGTTAACTACCTTTCTAAGCGTCGAGTGCCTTATTTTATACTTAAATCCAAAATTGTCAAGCGAATTTTATAAATTTATTACCTATATCTTTATCGGTCTCGCGGCCGTATCCCGCACAGTTTTTGTTACAACAATTCATCTTCAAAATGTTCGTTCGTATTGACGGGGGGGCAGAATATCGCTATTTTAAGGCAGGAGGAGGAAACGTTGCCATGCCGGCCAATCTGCCGCCGCAATATTACGAACTGGAACGGGTCTATAAAGCCGAACGCGATCCCCGGGAAAAATTGCGCCTGGCCCAGGAGCTTCTGGCTATGATGCCCAAACATAAGGGCACCGATAAGCTTCAGGCCGAATTGAAAACCAAAATTTCCAAGCTCAAAAAACAAATAATTTCCGGCGGAGTCAAAAGCGGCGCCGCCAAATCGGCGTCTCTTGATCATATTGACAAAGAGGGCGCGGGTCAGGTTGTCCTGATTGGTCCTCCGAACTCCGGTAAATCCTCGCTGGTGGACGCCCTGACCAATGCCAATCCGATGATCGCCGATTACCCCTATACAACCCGGGAACCGATGGCCGGGATGATGCTGTTTGAGACTATTCAGATTCAACTGGTCGATACGCCTCCGATTTCCCCAGATATGTTTGAAGCCTGGATGCTTGGAATTATCCGTAACGCTGACTTGATTTGCCTCGTGGCCGGGGTTGGCGATGATGGCTTTGAAACGCGGATGCAATACGTGTTCGATAAGCTCAAAGAGCGACGGGTTATCCTGATTCATACCATTCCCAACCCGGAAGATATTGACGATCCCAGCCTGGCGTATAAACGAACGATTATCGCGGCCCATAAGATATATGACGAAGGGGGAGAGAAGCGTTTCAGCAGGTTCTCTGAGCTCTATCCCGGGTTTACCGTCGTCGGGACCTCGATTCTCGATGATGAAACGCTGGAGAGATTCAAAAGGACGGTGTTTGAGAATCTGAATATTATGCGCATTTATACCAAAACGATAGGACATGAGCCTGATTTCTCCGACCCCATTATCGTCCCTCTCGGTTCGACAGTCGAAAATGCGGCTTTGATGCTTCATAAAGATTTTGCCCACAAATTACAATTTGCCAAAATCTGGGGTTCCGGCAAATACGACGGCCAGCGTGTCCAGAAATCTTACGTCCTTCAGGACAAAGATATCATCGAGTTTCATATTTAGCAAAGTTGTCCACAGGCGGAAGCCTGTTTTTTGGCTGTCGGGGATATCATCCCTTTTCGGCTGTCGCGGTGGCAACGCCACTTTTTGGCTGTCGCGTAGATGACCTACTGTCGGTTCACCGCTTCGCTAAGGAACCGACGGAACAGTGAGCAAATTCCAAAATGGGTTTGTTTCCTCAGATTAACGTTTTGGGTCATATCAAATCGGTGGTGATTACGACAGGCATAAGGGGATGTAATCCCTTTTTGGCTGTCGCGGTGGCAACGCCACTTTTTGGCTGTCGCGCGCCATATTCTAATTTTTCCTATGTAGCAGGCCATTTGTATTTCTCTTCCAAATTCTCATTGTCATACCAGCGAAAGCTGGTATCCATGCAGCGTTTGAAGAAAATGCGAAATTTGTCAATAGATGATTTGTCTGTATAGATTCCCGATTCGCTTCGCCCATTAGGGGCTCCGCTCTCGAGAATGACAAATATAGAATTATTTTGTATGGGCCGGATTTCCCGACCCGAAAGATATTGCGCCAATGTAATCGCGGGCGCGGAAACCGCGCCACTACTTTCAATGTCTGTCTGTCATTCCAAATACGGGAATCTGGAAGAGTTATCCACATTTGCATTTTACAAAATTCCTTGTAATGATAAACAACAGTTAAGCTTGCAACGAATTGGGTTCGTTTTGTCCTTTTTAGTACTTCGTAAAAGACTATTTCCCCTTTTAATTATCGCTCTGCTGTAGAAATATTTCATCCTATAAACACGGATGTTTTCGGAAATAGCGGTGGGATTGTGGAGTAATTGTAAATGCTCCATGCGGGAATCCACCCGTTCCCGTTTCACGGGGACAATGGGCCACCAGTCTTAGTCTGCAAAATCTTCTTTATATATTCTTTCGACCAATTTCCAAACACAACGGGTCTCCACTCCTGTCCAATCTTCGATCCTATGTCTGTTAAGTATACAATTCCAGCGCCCGCAACAGATCCCAAAGCTGCGCCCCCTGGCCCGCCTACGCTATTACTAATTATTGCGCCTGCTATTGAGCCACCCAAAATGCCGAAAATGTTGAGGCTTTTTCTACCGAATTTCAGCAATCCCGATTCCTTCGACAACTCATGATGATAGGCGATGATGGCATTTCTGTCTTTTTCACCTTCCATTTGTAGCCAATCACGAAATCTGACGGCCTTTTTACGTATTTTGAGTATTTCCTTAATTCCTATCTGTTCATTATTGACCATAGACCTAATATCTGGGAATTCTACCTCGGCAATTAATTGATTTATTACATCCTTAGGTTTTAAGTACTTATAATTTACCTCGTACAACTTGTTACCGACTAAAGAAGACATCGGCTTTCCAAGATATAGATCACAGTTTAATTCCGATGCAGACTGTATTAATCGATTGCAGACACCGAGTCCAGCCAATGGTATTCCATTATGGAAATTCAGATTATCTCCAAGCGCATCCGCTATCTTCGCAAAATTCACATTCCAAGTTATAATCTTTTTCCCAGA from Candidatus Zixiibacteriota bacterium includes the following:
- a CDS encoding ABC transporter substrate-binding protein, with translation MHLIVRGIKQFTVGPAALFVILILFLPGIYTDSISASKAKKIAIICIDDDPSTQRTIRGLKKPLDRSDFEILYKNAILTGEQSADATLMNEISSFDPDLLITIGSFATLMTSRFFPNKPIIFATVMNPAASGFISSMNRPGGNISGAALDVPPDIQFKYFQKVVGRIKTMGVIYSDETENLIRPAQIAAKQLGIELVALRIESEREIPRTLDSLCAVVDAFWTVADQKIFTQQSTQHIILQTLRHRIPLMGFSRALVEAGGLFTLDFDFKDIGRQTGETAVKVLEGKHPSKIPVSTPGAGVIYFKYNEKTAKLISLQIPEELLAIAKEVIK
- a CDS encoding TonB-dependent receptor; protein product: MLALNKAARLIILLSFLILLCVSNALGSTTGKIAGIVANAETGEELKGATIRVQGTRIATMTDPDGEFYIINLPVGVYTLDISILGYESAIVQQVRVLMDLTTPVEINLNISPVDLNKSVTVYAKRPLIQRDKTSSGAIVTRDDIMVLADARNVSSIISNMSGAVVGGDNAIHVRGGRWGTLSYFFDGFSIQDPFYSTMGMRIVPDALEELSLTSGGLAPEYGEALAGVVNAITREGTDEFRGRLKIFDGASHRYDVYTGDFSGLERINNHSISLDLSGPIGNFGGRTATFFTALEYERDDGYLPHNRYKSYSGVGKIVAYPTDKTKLTFNGAYYTSNEQRYDHRDNNLMSYDFNLDGSGKYEDKSYLFGIKFDYNKSSNTVYSFKANKFRTERKLAPEHLFDLYWKDWPGYREDENGDYNGTIQDSNYVRSPEYYYWGYTTGDDFFPVYKERWSAYSGASFSLLSQLDKFHQLKFGWDLRHYELHWDSRQFFNAMPYGETYTAFPWIGAAYLQDKIELNDLIVNIGMRFDYLNSDAKYWNDPIEHDFKKNAKAKYQVSPRLGISHPVSENSVLHFNYGYLFQPPQGVIMYTNLKGELDSGFPLFGNPDLKAEKSIYYELGLAQLLNENIRMQVTTYYKDISNMVGAREVVDGINNYTVYTNSDYGSTKGVDLILETTNQKLFNWSLNYSYMIARGNASDPNDWYYNYYTIPNVDDRLEIPTREYPLAYDQRHSLSAVIDFRVPRFEKLRVLGKELPSAWGINLLARYGSGLAYTRTDKNGRPVGSLNDERLSSTIRFDSRFNKDFFLTDNNDSYLTLYVEVVNMFNRKNVRRVYTSTGKPDDDGYEVLNVLSATYEEEVLYHSLLERDPQNYEPPRQLRFGLEINF
- a CDS encoding PorV/PorQ family protein, encoding MKKVVIQIAVLLILLGGTCQADDFSKVGSVGAQFLKIGVGSRYQGLGEASVAIVNDAYSLYWNPAGLAYIEGSSLTFTNVNWVTDINLNYIAFGTRIEDFGTLGISAALLSMGDMDVTTIDEPDGTGDMFSASSFALTIGYARFLTTRLTFGASFKYIYEKIYTETAGGIAFDFGTQLHTGYKTLRIGMNISNLGPDMEFSGPNLKAPIETQSPTSRNGEVAVDSYDIPLTFRLGLAYDLINDPDNILTMTVEAKHPNDLEQQASLGGEYNYQDQYFLRAGYKFNYSEQGLTLGGGLNAPIGKNSTLVADYAWSDFGRFDSVHRFSIGFKF
- a CDS encoding flagellin, whose translation is MTIRINDDRIGSGLAINIGKSYAGLNKTMEKLTSGLRINRASDDPAGLVISENLRSKIGSLNQEIENTTLAIRKYETADANIGELRSNLNELRAQAVGAANSGFNSQAMDDAYQATADNMTSTYNHIVDTASFNGSKIFGAGENSMADVSKLENIDFSTPEKVQQSIGQIDKALSELDAAQGQNGAHQKYGLEAHRSNLEVTVQNLQASESMIRDTDYLAEISNLLRDKITLKAGMALLAHSNVMSSSVLKLME
- the rpmB gene encoding 50S ribosomal protein L28, yielding MSKVCEICGKKPGVGNSVSHAQNRTKRRWNPNLQTVRAKVDGVPKKMKVCTSCLKAGKVTKNVKKKS
- a CDS encoding GTPase, with protein sequence MPANLPPQYYELERVYKAERDPREKLRLAQELLAMMPKHKGTDKLQAELKTKISKLKKQIISGGVKSGAAKSASLDHIDKEGAGQVVLIGPPNSGKSSLVDALTNANPMIADYPYTTREPMAGMMLFETIQIQLVDTPPISPDMFEAWMLGIIRNADLICLVAGVGDDGFETRMQYVFDKLKERRVILIHTIPNPEDIDDPSLAYKRTIIAAHKIYDEGGEKRFSRFSELYPGFTVVGTSILDDETLERFKRTVFENLNIMRIYTKTIGHEPDFSDPIIVPLGSTVENAALMLHKDFAHKLQFAKIWGSGKYDGQRVQKSYVLQDKDIIEFHI